From a single Mesorhizobium shangrilense genomic region:
- a CDS encoding DUF378 domain-containing protein, with the protein MRTMNLVTLVLIILGGLNWLFMGVSDYNVIGTILGGGALARLAYVIIGLAAIWQLMPGFQSFTVGEVDAEKHIHHHT; encoded by the coding sequence ATGCGCACCATGAATCTCGTCACCCTTGTCCTCATCATCCTTGGCGGCCTCAACTGGCTGTTCATGGGTGTATCGGATTACAACGTAATCGGCACGATCCTCGGCGGAGGCGCCCTGGCCCGCCTGGCTTATGTGATCATCGGCCTTGCGGCGATATGGCAGCTCATGCCGGGCTTCCAGAGCTTCACGGTTGGAGAAGTCGACGCCGAAAAGCATATCCATCACCATACGTGA
- a CDS encoding DUF982 domain-containing protein: MISVGITGSIRNLSNTQQAIDLLTTHWRDSGSLKHQAALRACRRAMSGDVPPDIAREAFVDAAREAHILIE, encoded by the coding sequence ATGATCTCTGTCGGCATCACCGGTTCCATCCGTAACCTGTCCAATACCCAGCAAGCCATTGATCTGCTCACCACGCATTGGCGCGATTCGGGCAGCCTGAAACACCAGGCCGCGCTGAGAGCATGCCGCCGTGCGATGAGCGGCGACGTGCCGCCCGATATCGCCAGGGAGGCTTTCGTCGATGCCGCGCGCGAGGCCCATATCCTGATCGAATAG
- a CDS encoding integrase — MAKRVRDAHLETRTAREKLKARGKPYYKSIGPRLHVGYRKGKTGGVWVARLYLGKAEGEQGDKKDCYRVQKIGVADDMVDSDGKTILDFWQAQNVARAFQAELSVETEPATGALPTVRDAVDAYIAARDARDSRRRARAVRSDASRRLHRYVLGQGKRGNHEAVPASPLAGVGMATLTDEHLSSWRAGLPAELKETTKQRLVNDLKAALHSQRKQLNSALVVGDGLKGDVDEPEPVARDNQILSDVQIMRLLGAALQVDGELGWDGDLFRLVVVLNATGARFSQIVRMKVRDCQLSEARLLVPSSRKGKGKGGSITIPVEPAVIDALRPVVTGRANDAWLLERWQHRQVAGSIRWVRDGRGPWQTSSFIAQPWKAIRERAQMPTVIAYALRHSSIVRGIRQNLPIRLVAAAHDTSVAMIEKHYAKWITSGLEEMARAAIVPLMPPPLAGDGKVLRIEMR, encoded by the coding sequence ATGGCCAAGCGGGTAAGGGACGCGCATCTCGAAACCAGGACGGCGCGGGAGAAATTGAAGGCGCGAGGCAAGCCCTACTACAAGAGCATCGGACCGCGCCTGCACGTGGGATATCGGAAAGGAAAGACCGGCGGGGTTTGGGTCGCTAGGCTCTATTTAGGTAAGGCCGAGGGAGAGCAAGGGGACAAGAAGGATTGCTATCGCGTCCAGAAGATCGGCGTCGCCGACGACATGGTGGACTCTGACGGCAAAACCATCCTCGACTTCTGGCAAGCACAGAACGTGGCACGGGCGTTTCAGGCCGAGCTTAGCGTCGAGACCGAGCCGGCAACCGGGGCGCTTCCGACTGTCCGTGATGCAGTCGACGCATATATAGCGGCTCGCGATGCCCGCGACAGCCGCCGCAGGGCGCGCGCGGTGCGGTCAGATGCAAGCCGGCGGCTGCATCGATACGTCCTGGGGCAGGGCAAGCGCGGGAATCATGAAGCGGTCCCCGCCTCGCCGCTGGCCGGCGTAGGGATGGCAACCTTGACCGATGAACACCTTTCCTCGTGGCGCGCGGGCTTGCCCGCCGAGTTGAAAGAGACGACAAAGCAGCGGCTGGTCAACGACCTCAAGGCTGCGCTCCACAGCCAGCGCAAGCAATTGAACTCGGCGCTGGTCGTCGGTGACGGGCTCAAAGGCGACGTCGACGAACCCGAGCCCGTCGCCCGAGACAATCAGATTTTGAGCGACGTACAGATCATGCGCCTGCTCGGCGCGGCCCTGCAGGTCGACGGCGAACTTGGCTGGGATGGTGACCTGTTCCGTCTTGTTGTTGTGTTGAACGCCACGGGCGCACGGTTCTCGCAGATTGTGCGGATGAAAGTGCGCGACTGTCAGTTGTCCGAGGCGCGACTGCTGGTGCCTTCCAGCCGCAAGGGCAAAGGCAAGGGCGGCTCGATCACGATCCCGGTCGAGCCAGCCGTGATCGACGCTCTGCGGCCAGTGGTGACAGGCCGCGCCAATGATGCTTGGCTGCTGGAGCGTTGGCAGCACAGACAGGTAGCCGGCAGCATCCGCTGGGTGCGCGACGGGCGCGGGCCGTGGCAGACATCCAGCTTCATCGCCCAACCTTGGAAGGCGATCCGCGAAAGGGCGCAGATGCCGACAGTGATCGCCTACGCCCTGCGCCATTCGTCCATCGTTCGGGGCATCAGGCAAAACCTTCCAATTAGATTGGTAGCTGCGGCGCACGACACTTCGGTTGCCATGATCGAAAAACACTATGCCAAGTGGATCACGAGCGGCCTGGAGGAGATGGCACGGGCGGCGATCGTCCCCTTGATGCCCCCGCCACTTGCCGGCGATGGCAAGGTTTTGCGGATTGAGATGCGGTGA
- a CDS encoding transcriptional regulator produces the protein MNAEINITSRDPSIAGFVARQKISRSSYYNLKAAGLGPREYVVGKLVRISAEAEAEWVRERESAEDARRSTRAA, from the coding sequence GTGAACGCCGAGATCAACATTACCTCCCGTGACCCAAGCATAGCTGGCTTTGTCGCGCGCCAGAAGATTAGCCGTAGTTCGTACTACAACCTGAAAGCGGCCGGCCTCGGTCCACGGGAATACGTGGTCGGGAAACTCGTGCGTATCAGCGCCGAGGCCGAGGCGGAGTGGGTCCGCGAGCGTGAGTCCGCCGAAGATGCGCGGCGCAGCACCCGAGCGGCATAA
- a CDS encoding PriCT-2 domain-containing protein has product MTGFLQTHGPRLAELGYDPVPIKIGTKRPVTNGWQNTDFGALLATPQGRRMFSGSGVGVKTRFTPAVDADSPSEWLIEKVYDWCVDNIGPTIARIGQPPRELFVYRAETPFRKVKSDTFISPDGNEHKVELLADGQQFVAYAIHPGTGKSYYWPDQELIDTPKPALSLITEKHGFALVDYVNRTCAAAGWARKVARQQSAERSPAADPHAPLPLLTAAMSVMSIYPETYDRWIAVGAALYHATDGSAEGLELWDKWSKKSDTYDGATHSKWETFGSRPGAGAGTVFYWAEKSSPGWRGRPDIAAMFAASRAAPSMQQTITHKVLIDKLWALMNRIRNSKDQDHAW; this is encoded by the coding sequence ATGACCGGCTTTCTCCAAACGCACGGGCCGCGCCTTGCCGAGCTTGGCTATGATCCGGTCCCGATCAAGATCGGCACGAAGCGCCCGGTCACAAACGGGTGGCAGAATACGGACTTCGGCGCCCTTCTCGCCACGCCGCAGGGCCGTCGCATGTTCAGCGGCAGCGGCGTTGGCGTGAAGACCAGGTTCACCCCCGCAGTAGATGCCGACAGCCCGTCCGAATGGCTGATCGAGAAGGTCTATGACTGGTGCGTCGACAACATTGGACCGACGATCGCGCGCATAGGACAGCCGCCGAGGGAGCTGTTCGTCTACAGGGCCGAGACGCCATTCCGCAAAGTGAAGTCCGACACGTTCATCTCGCCGGACGGCAACGAGCACAAGGTCGAACTGCTCGCCGACGGCCAGCAGTTCGTCGCGTATGCGATCCACCCCGGCACCGGTAAGTCGTACTACTGGCCGGATCAAGAGTTGATCGACACGCCGAAGCCGGCCTTGTCGCTCATCACCGAGAAGCATGGTTTCGCGCTGGTCGACTACGTCAACCGCACCTGCGCCGCAGCTGGCTGGGCAAGGAAGGTGGCGAGACAGCAATCCGCCGAGCGCAGCCCGGCGGCCGACCCGCACGCGCCGCTACCGCTGCTAACCGCCGCCATGTCGGTCATGTCGATCTACCCCGAGACATATGACCGATGGATCGCCGTAGGCGCGGCGCTCTATCACGCCACAGACGGCAGCGCCGAAGGGCTCGAACTCTGGGACAAGTGGTCGAAGAAGTCCGACACGTACGACGGCGCTACACACAGCAAGTGGGAGACGTTCGGGTCTCGGCCCGGCGCCGGCGCCGGCACCGTGTTCTACTGGGCTGAGAAGTCTAGCCCCGGCTGGCGCGGTCGGCCTGACATCGCGGCCATGTTCGCGGCGTCCAGAGCTGCGCCGAGTATGCAGCAGACGATCACCCATAAGGTGCTCATCGACAAACTATGGGCGCTGATGAACCGCATCCGCAATAGCAAGGATCAGGACCATGCATGGTAG
- a CDS encoding primase-helicase family protein, which translates to MHGSKTPPETDDTAEVERKAYHEMLDREVDALSWLKGSEYDLTCKDVASRFDLNLKTLKAMVSKVQRKRSAEAKRANAATKEGGALTIDAFVAYMPMHNYIYLPNRDPWPAASVNARVPPIEVNGGTDISASEWLDQNRPIEQMTWMPGEPALIKDTLFVDGGRVHAKGATTLNLYRPPTVVGIPGDVEPWLKLGYSIYPDDFDHILLWLAHRVQQPAVKLNHAVLLGGSPGIGKDTLLVPVRHAVGPWNFADINPQNLLEKWNPYARSVILCISEVHDLGDTNRYAFYERSKRYIVDPPSVLRVEEKNLRQHYIQNLCGVIYTTNHKTDGLYLPSDDRRNYVAWSPLPENPRSVKYWNALNAWYECGGIENVVHYLRTLDISSFNSKAPPKKTEAFWEIVNASTNPDDTELAGALEELGEDAVTLTMLAGSSIGRSLGERANRARIPHRMQACKYVAVRSNAKDGYWVVHGVRQAVYAREALTIAERFNAAHELVRRKSKSK; encoded by the coding sequence ATGCATGGTAGCAAGACGCCGCCAGAGACCGACGACACTGCGGAAGTCGAGCGCAAGGCTTACCACGAGATGCTCGACAGAGAGGTCGATGCGCTGTCGTGGCTGAAGGGCTCGGAATACGACCTCACATGCAAGGACGTCGCCTCGCGCTTCGACCTAAACCTCAAGACGCTGAAGGCGATGGTAAGCAAGGTGCAGCGGAAACGTAGCGCGGAAGCGAAGCGCGCCAACGCGGCAACGAAAGAGGGTGGCGCGCTGACGATCGACGCCTTTGTCGCCTACATGCCGATGCACAACTACATCTACCTGCCAAACCGCGATCCATGGCCAGCGGCGAGCGTGAACGCGCGTGTGCCGCCGATCGAGGTGAATGGCGGCACGGACATCAGCGCAAGCGAGTGGCTGGACCAGAACAGGCCGATCGAGCAAATGACGTGGATGCCGGGTGAGCCGGCGCTTATCAAGGACACGCTATTCGTAGACGGCGGGCGGGTGCACGCAAAGGGCGCGACGACGCTTAACCTGTACAGGCCCCCAACGGTCGTCGGGATACCGGGCGACGTCGAGCCTTGGCTCAAACTAGGATACAGCATTTACCCGGACGACTTCGATCATATTTTATTGTGGCTGGCACATCGCGTCCAGCAGCCGGCGGTCAAGCTCAACCACGCGGTTCTGCTCGGCGGCAGTCCGGGCATTGGCAAAGACACCCTCCTCGTGCCGGTGCGGCACGCCGTGGGGCCGTGGAATTTTGCGGACATCAACCCGCAGAACCTTCTAGAGAAATGGAACCCGTACGCGCGCAGCGTCATCCTGTGCATCTCTGAAGTGCACGATCTGGGCGACACCAACCGCTATGCCTTCTACGAGCGATCGAAGCGCTACATCGTCGATCCGCCGTCGGTGCTGCGGGTCGAAGAGAAGAACCTGCGGCAGCACTACATCCAGAACCTGTGCGGCGTGATCTACACGACGAACCACAAGACGGACGGGCTCTATCTCCCTTCAGATGATCGGCGGAATTATGTGGCGTGGTCGCCGCTGCCTGAGAACCCCAGGTCGGTGAAGTACTGGAACGCGCTGAACGCCTGGTACGAGTGCGGCGGCATCGAGAACGTGGTGCACTACCTTCGCACCCTAGATATCAGCAGCTTCAATTCAAAAGCGCCGCCTAAGAAGACGGAAGCCTTCTGGGAAATCGTCAACGCGTCGACGAACCCCGACGACACCGAGCTTGCGGGCGCGCTTGAGGAGCTTGGCGAAGACGCGGTCACGTTGACCATGCTTGCAGGCAGCAGCATCGGCCGATCCCTAGGCGAGCGTGCCAACCGCGCAAGGATACCGCACCGCATGCAGGCCTGTAAGTACGTTGCGGTTCGCAGCAATGCCAAGGACGGGTACTGGGTCGTCCATGGCGTGCGGCAGGCGGTCTACGCGAGAGAAGCACTGACAATAGCTGAGCGGTTCAACGCGGCGCATGAATTGGTACGGCGCAAGAGCAAGAGCAAATGA
- a CDS encoding site-specific DNA-methyltransferase — translation MNKLFFGDNLHVLRERINPESVDLVYLDPPFNSNANYNVLFREDGGAPTEAQAEAFRDTWEWGEHAAEAYEDVMRASGDVALALKGMRAWIGQNAMMAYLAMMAVRLQELRDVLKPTGSLYLHCDPNASHYLKIILDALFGPSGFRTEISWRRQSAHNDAKQGRKQYGNVRDTILFYTKSDKWKWNTQYTPYDPGYVRDFYKHREPGTGRAYRLSDLTGPGGAAKGNPLYEVMGIKRHWRFSREKMDLLISQGRVVQTKPGTVPAQKRYLDEMPGVALQNDWSDIKAASGREALGYPTQKPLSLLERIIQASSDPGDVVLDPFCGCGTTVEAAERIGRQWVGIDVTHYAVTLIEARLKANHPNASFSVHGRPVDLASARDLARRDKHQFQWWAAWRVGAQTYREEKRGADRGIDGNILYKNGPYGDGRIIISVKGGEHVGAQMVRDLRGVIEREEAEMGILVSLAEPTQPMVREAADAGFVTRSAHGRLPRIQIATIEDMLSGRMPKLPPLPIPERKLTPSIRRKDKDQLELLLPFDGEKIIAAKGVFVDPRFVTLTG, via the coding sequence ATGAACAAATTATTCTTTGGCGACAATCTTCACGTTCTTCGCGAGAGGATCAATCCGGAATCTGTTGATCTCGTCTATCTCGACCCGCCGTTCAACTCGAATGCAAATTACAATGTGCTTTTTCGCGAGGATGGCGGAGCCCCTACCGAGGCGCAAGCTGAAGCTTTCAGGGATACATGGGAGTGGGGTGAACATGCCGCTGAAGCATACGAAGACGTTATGCGTGCGTCCGGTGATGTTGCTCTGGCCCTAAAGGGAATGCGAGCTTGGATAGGTCAGAATGCGATGATGGCCTATTTAGCGATGATGGCGGTACGGCTGCAAGAATTACGTGATGTTCTGAAGCCGACCGGATCGCTGTATTTACACTGCGATCCCAACGCCAGCCACTATTTGAAAATCATCCTAGACGCGCTGTTTGGTCCGTCGGGTTTCCGAACGGAGATAAGTTGGAGGCGCCAGTCTGCGCACAACGACGCGAAGCAAGGACGAAAACAATACGGAAACGTGCGCGACACGATACTTTTCTACACCAAGTCCGATAAATGGAAATGGAACACTCAGTATACCCCCTATGATCCCGGGTATGTGCGGGATTTCTATAAACACAGAGAGCCAGGAACAGGCCGCGCATATAGGTTGAGCGACCTCACCGGCCCTGGCGGAGCCGCCAAAGGCAATCCACTTTATGAAGTGATGGGGATTAAGAGACACTGGAGGTTCAGCCGGGAGAAGATGGACCTATTAATTTCTCAAGGGCGGGTCGTTCAGACTAAACCCGGCACCGTCCCGGCCCAAAAGCGGTATCTTGACGAAATGCCCGGCGTAGCTCTTCAGAACGACTGGTCAGATATAAAAGCGGCATCTGGCAGAGAAGCACTAGGGTACCCGACACAAAAGCCTCTCAGCCTTCTAGAACGCATAATTCAGGCATCCTCGGACCCCGGCGACGTCGTGCTTGATCCCTTCTGTGGCTGCGGCACTACTGTTGAAGCGGCAGAACGGATCGGGCGTCAATGGGTCGGCATTGATGTAACCCACTATGCGGTAACGCTCATCGAAGCTCGGCTAAAGGCCAATCATCCTAATGCATCTTTCTCAGTGCATGGTCGGCCAGTCGATCTCGCGAGTGCACGTGACCTTGCTAGACGGGACAAACATCAATTCCAATGGTGGGCAGCGTGGCGCGTCGGCGCGCAAACCTATCGGGAAGAAAAACGAGGGGCTGACCGCGGCATTGATGGAAACATTCTCTACAAGAACGGTCCCTACGGTGACGGTCGAATTATCATATCTGTTAAGGGTGGCGAACACGTTGGCGCGCAAATGGTGCGCGATCTACGCGGCGTGATCGAGCGTGAGGAAGCGGAAATGGGTATTCTCGTCTCGCTTGCCGAACCGACTCAACCAATGGTCCGCGAAGCTGCTGACGCCGGGTTTGTCACTCGCTCTGCTCATGGTCGACTGCCTAGAATTCAGATCGCGACAATCGAAGATATGCTTTCCGGACGTATGCCAAAGCTGCCTCCGCTGCCGATTCCCGAAAGGAAACTAACGCCTTCTATCCGACGGAAGGACAAGGATCAGCTAGAGTTGCTGCTCCCATTCGACGGCGAAAAGATCATTGCGGCCAAAGGAGTATTTGTCGACCCGCGCTTTGTGACATTGACGGGCTAG
- a CDS encoding HNH endonuclease, with amino-acid sequence MPVTKGSGNPKWTRDESLLALDLLYRHGKPIDRHHTDVLELSNLLRAASIYPEAGRKDNFRNADGVALKMQNLLSAIDPNRGLSFSNTDTKVVAEFPSSRKIELAQLATAIRLALLAGFLIETDDEDLEFAEGRILTVRHRQRDRRLRTKLIEARRPSGLKCEVCSFGVTANAPRSTDSLFEGHHTIPLAAAEGERYTRLSDMSLLCACCHRFIHRLIADNKRWIGIAEASEARTKIHL; translated from the coding sequence ATGCCTGTAACAAAAGGGTCCGGCAATCCGAAGTGGACACGCGACGAATCCTTGTTAGCACTAGATTTGCTTTACAGACACGGAAAGCCAATCGACCGACATCATACCGACGTTTTGGAGTTGTCGAACCTGCTTCGTGCAGCCTCGATTTATCCGGAGGCGGGACGGAAGGACAACTTTCGCAACGCCGATGGTGTAGCGCTGAAGATGCAAAACTTGCTATCTGCGATTGATCCGAACCGCGGGCTTAGCTTCTCAAACACGGACACGAAGGTCGTTGCGGAATTTCCGAGCAGCCGAAAGATCGAGCTTGCCCAACTGGCAACGGCTATTCGACTTGCCCTTTTAGCCGGTTTTCTAATCGAAACAGATGACGAAGACCTGGAATTTGCCGAAGGCAGGATTTTGACTGTCAGGCACCGTCAACGAGATCGGCGATTGCGAACGAAACTCATCGAAGCGCGACGGCCATCGGGACTGAAATGCGAGGTGTGCAGCTTCGGAGTAACCGCGAATGCTCCGCGGTCGACCGACAGTCTGTTTGAAGGACATCACACAATCCCTTTGGCTGCGGCGGAAGGCGAGCGCTATACGCGCCTATCTGACATGTCACTGCTCTGCGCTTGCTGCCATCGGTTCATCCATCGACTGATCGCAGACAATAAGCGCTGGATTGGCATCGCCGAAGCTAGTGAGGCGCGCACAAAGATTCATTTGTGA
- a CDS encoding thermonuclease family protein gives MAAYATLFLVQHSESAPDLNPSHWIGSSPAPIAGVASVIDGDTIEIHGQRIRFNGIDAPESAQQCDDAKGFRYQCGAKSAAVLDAFLEASRPVQCTFVSWDRYGRYVGDCRRADGSSIASWMVEHGQALDWPRYSHGAYALQQAKAEATKVGVWVGTFQPPWDWRAEHRDDGQSASAPLFAAGNSGCYIKGNISAEGERIYHMPGQKYYGVTKITEAKGERWFCSEAEAMAAGWRKSKK, from the coding sequence ATGGCCGCCTACGCGACGTTGTTTCTCGTGCAGCACAGCGAAAGCGCGCCCGACCTCAACCCGTCGCACTGGATTGGAAGTTCACCGGCGCCGATCGCCGGGGTGGCCTCAGTCATCGACGGCGACACGATCGAGATCCACGGACAGCGCATCCGCTTCAACGGCATCGATGCGCCGGAATCTGCCCAGCAGTGCGACGACGCCAAGGGCTTTCGCTATCAGTGCGGGGCAAAGTCGGCCGCTGTCCTTGATGCCTTCCTTGAGGCCTCGCGGCCGGTCCAGTGTACCTTCGTCAGTTGGGACCGCTACGGCCGGTATGTCGGCGATTGCCGGCGTGCGGACGGCTCCAGCATTGCCTCGTGGATGGTCGAGCATGGCCAGGCGCTAGACTGGCCCCGCTACAGCCACGGTGCCTACGCATTACAGCAGGCGAAGGCCGAGGCGACAAAGGTTGGTGTGTGGGTTGGCACGTTTCAGCCGCCTTGGGATTGGCGCGCCGAGCATCGGGACGATGGCCAGTCGGCAAGCGCTCCTCTCTTCGCCGCCGGCAATAGTGGGTGCTACATCAAGGGCAACATTTCGGCCGAAGGCGAGCGCATCTATCACATGCCGGGTCAGAAATATTATGGCGTGACAAAGATCACCGAGGCTAAGGGCGAGAGGTGGTTTTGCTCCGAGGCCGAAGCTATGGCGGCAGGGTGGCGCAAATCGAAAAAGTGA
- a CDS encoding sunset domain-containing protein: MRAFIPAAVLLAAGGVGYFADDLLHAASAATTAIVARSNCNIKGNISIETGEHIYHVPGQEYYAQTIIRPEYGERWFCSEAEARKAGWRRSKT; encoded by the coding sequence ATGAGAGCGTTCATCCCAGCAGCGGTTCTGCTCGCCGCCGGCGGAGTTGGCTATTTTGCCGACGACCTTTTGCATGCCGCGTCGGCGGCAACCACGGCAATCGTTGCCCGGTCAAATTGCAACATCAAAGGCAACATCTCGATTGAGACCGGCGAGCACATCTATCACGTGCCCGGCCAGGAATATTATGCGCAAACTATCATCCGGCCAGAGTACGGCGAGAGATGGTTCTGCTCAGAAGCTGAGGCGCGGAAGGCCGGTTGGCGACGGTCAAAGACATAG
- a CDS encoding tetratricopeptide repeat protein translates to MSLYGKLVYGLVGLGLATFASTAFCADEVDESKLNLDHAASLSQEGNYMAALSIIKPLADAGDARAQTYLGKMFLAGQGVPKDLSAALALLHRAADHDYREAQFMLGVTYAVGGPTETVDYIEALKWLIIAKTQDGLAYSMLTHQMSADAVATATTRAALWREDTDRKKVQTALAVGNRNDVSDLTRLADEGIPTAQYELGLLYAVGVPDGIPSKSVPGLMEFQANDRKAAELYLRAATQGYPPAQSRLGSILFEGRGVAVNKGEAAKWFEKAAAHSEASAMTALADMLAGGDGIQADKGRAITLYSRAAAKGDAGAMKALGENYANGRLTERDSQLGYMWLTLASQKYRKELVEAFANEADETRRGLVELMSQSEIDRAKDAANRCLETNYQQCGRSGFVDWLWEVL, encoded by the coding sequence ATGTCCCTTTACGGTAAATTGGTCTATGGGTTGGTGGGGCTAGGACTAGCGACCTTTGCCTCAACGGCGTTTTGTGCTGACGAGGTAGACGAAAGTAAGTTGAATCTTGATCACGCTGCGAGCCTTTCTCAGGAGGGCAACTACATGGCAGCGCTGTCAATCATCAAGCCGCTAGCCGACGCTGGCGATGCCCGTGCGCAAACTTATCTCGGCAAGATGTTTCTCGCGGGCCAGGGCGTTCCGAAAGACCTATCGGCGGCGTTGGCGCTGTTGCATCGCGCCGCAGATCACGACTATCGCGAAGCGCAATTCATGCTTGGGGTGACCTATGCAGTTGGAGGGCCTACTGAAACGGTGGACTACATCGAGGCCCTGAAATGGCTGATAATAGCAAAAACCCAGGATGGCCTCGCTTATAGCATGCTCACTCATCAGATGAGCGCTGATGCGGTGGCAACCGCCACTACAAGAGCTGCACTTTGGCGCGAAGATACTGACCGCAAAAAGGTGCAGACGGCATTGGCTGTCGGAAATAGGAATGACGTTTCTGATCTCACCCGACTTGCCGATGAAGGCATACCAACTGCTCAATACGAGTTGGGTTTGTTGTACGCCGTCGGAGTGCCAGATGGCATTCCTTCGAAGTCGGTTCCAGGGCTGATGGAATTTCAGGCGAACGATCGGAAGGCTGCTGAACTATATCTTAGGGCCGCCACACAGGGGTATCCGCCTGCGCAATCGAGGTTGGGCTCGATCCTTTTCGAAGGGAGAGGAGTGGCCGTCAACAAAGGTGAGGCTGCGAAATGGTTCGAGAAGGCAGCTGCACATTCAGAAGCTAGCGCAATGACAGCGCTAGCGGATATGCTGGCAGGAGGAGACGGTATCCAAGCGGATAAAGGTCGAGCGATCACATTGTACAGCCGTGCCGCCGCCAAGGGCGATGCGGGCGCCATGAAGGCGCTCGGAGAGAACTACGCGAATGGTCGGCTCACTGAGAGGGACAGCCAACTGGGGTACATGTGGCTTACTCTCGCCAGTCAGAAATACAGAAAAGAGCTTGTTGAGGCTTTTGCAAACGAGGCCGACGAGACCCGTCGTGGCTTGGTTGAGTTGATGTCCCAGTCTGAAATAGATCGTGCTAAGGACGCTGCCAACAGGTGTTTGGAGACAAACTACCAACAATGCGGGCGCTCGGGCTTCGTCGACTGGCTGTGGGAGGTTCTGTAG
- a CDS encoding helix-turn-helix domain-containing protein yields MRQLVAKNVKRCRLAAGLTQNEVAVKMGVDRAYVSGLEMGKRNPTVITLWQISQALDVRPVDLLSEDA; encoded by the coding sequence ATGCGTCAGCTCGTTGCCAAGAACGTGAAGCGCTGCCGCCTTGCGGCAGGCCTGACGCAGAACGAGGTGGCAGTGAAGATGGGCGTCGATCGCGCCTATGTAAGCGGGCTGGAAATGGGGAAGAGAAACCCGACGGTCATCACTCTGTGGCAGATCTCGCAAGCGCTCGATGTAAGGCCAGTCGATCTTCTTTCGGAAGATGCCTAG
- a CDS encoding PAS domain S-box protein: MTELAGVGGPTVIPAGARLAAIVDSSFDAIISKDLNSVITSWNGAAQRMFGYTSEEAVGRSILMLIPDHLRDEEVDIISRVRRGERVASYETVRRRKDGSLVAVSLTVSPIRNEAGEIVGASKIARDITATKESERRIRLLMREVNHRVKNQFAVILSMVRETGRRSTDPREFEELIRSRIMALSRSHDLLVNSEWAGASLFDLIQEHLKPFGHEERVSLSGPLMTLQPNAVQNLGMAFHELGTNSSKYGALASGTGRLEITWQIATRVSGEREIQLVWDETFPVHAGQAESTRKGFGTIVLQRVAPQSLNGSAVLERCPGHVTWALSAPLDSIIVPQLGVEIAAADSVPAFGL, from the coding sequence ATGACAGAATTGGCGGGCGTCGGTGGTCCGACCGTCATCCCAGCCGGCGCAAGGCTGGCGGCGATTGTCGATTCCTCCTTCGATGCCATCATCAGCAAGGATCTGAACAGCGTCATCACCAGTTGGAACGGGGCGGCGCAACGCATGTTCGGCTACACGTCCGAGGAGGCGGTGGGCCGGTCCATCCTGATGCTCATCCCCGATCATCTCAGGGACGAAGAGGTCGATATCATCAGCCGGGTCCGCCGTGGCGAGCGCGTGGCCAGCTATGAGACAGTCCGGCGGCGCAAGGACGGCAGCTTGGTTGCGGTATCGCTGACCGTCTCGCCAATCAGGAATGAAGCAGGCGAGATCGTAGGCGCGTCAAAGATCGCACGCGACATCACCGCGACCAAGGAGAGCGAGCGCCGGATCAGGCTCCTGATGCGGGAGGTGAACCATCGCGTCAAGAACCAGTTCGCGGTGATCCTGTCCATGGTCAGGGAGACAGGCAGGCGTTCAACCGACCCGCGCGAGTTCGAGGAACTGATCCGCTCCCGCATCATGGCGCTGTCGCGCTCGCACGACCTGCTGGTGAATTCGGAATGGGCGGGAGCCAGCCTGTTCGACCTCATCCAGGAGCATCTCAAGCCGTTTGGCCATGAGGAGCGGGTATCGCTGTCTGGACCGCTCATGACCCTGCAACCAAACGCCGTGCAGAATCTGGGCATGGCATTTCACGAACTTGGCACCAACTCGTCCAAGTACGGCGCTCTTGCCAGCGGCACCGGGCGGCTCGAGATCACCTGGCAGATCGCTACCCGCGTTTCGGGCGAGCGGGAAATCCAGCTGGTCTGGGACGAGACGTTTCCTGTCCATGCCGGGCAGGCCGAAAGCACGCGCAAGGGGTTTGGCACCATTGTGCTGCAGCGGGTCGCGCCGCAATCGCTGAACGGCTCGGCGGTTCTGGAGCGTTGTCCCGGCCATGTCACCTGGGCACTGTCCGCGCCGCTGGATTCGATCATCGTTCCGCAACTCGGCGTCGAGATAGCAGCCGCCGACAGCGTGCCGGCCTTCGGCCTCTGA